The genomic stretch GGGAATCAATTACTTAAAGCCCGATTGTGTTTTTTTGGATATTGAGATGCCCGAAATGAGCGGTTTCTCGCTTTTGGAAAAATTGGAATATCGCAACTTTGCCATAGTCATCACCACAGCATACAATCAATATGCAATTAGGGCAATTAAAGAAAGCGCTGTGGACTACCTTTTGAAACCGGTAGACCAAGATGATATTTTGGGCGTGGTGGAAAAGCTGAAAAAATTGAACGGGGCACAAAATTTCAAACACCAATTCGAGCAAACTTTTGAAGCCCTTTCCCGGGCAAGTTCACCGCAGATCGTTCAGATTCCCGTAAGCGGAAAAATTTTGTTCCTGCGGGTAAATGAGATCGTGTATTGCGAATCGGACGGGAATTACTCAAAAGCCTTTTTGGAATCCGGGGAACAGTTGTTGGTATCAAAAAAATTGAAAGAGCTGGAGGACATGCTTCCCAACCGAATGTTCTTCAGGGTACATAATTCCTATATCGTGCATTTGCTCAAAGTGAAGGAGTATCTACGTTCGGAAGGGTATTTGGTTTTATCGAACCAAAAGAAGATACCGGTCTCAAGGACCAAAAAGGAGGCCTTTTTAAATCGGATGAGCTAATCTGCACGTATGCTGAAAAATTTGACAGACTTTTTCAAGGATAGTAACCAAAATGGATTCGGGTTCCTTGTGGTTTCCGTACTGTTCTATCTTTTTGTTTTTTTTCTGATACAGTTTTTTCAGCACAAGAAACGGTTTTACCTATTTTACTGCCTGTATGCCCTGGTCACCGGCATAACCTTGATGAAATATGTGGAAGGTGTCTTTTTTTCTGATTTTTTCCATAGTCCTTCCGGGAGAAGCTTTGTAGCTTGGGTTCATTACCCTACACAATTGTTTGCGTCCATGCTGTTCAGCTTTTTTGTCTTGGACATTATGCAGTTGAAAAACGGGCATCCGAAATTCGTAAAATGGACATACAGGGCCTATTTGGGAGTTGCACCGATATACTTGATCTTATGGGGCGTTCAATTGATGAATCCCAGGTCTTATTTGATCGATTATTTCCATGGGTTTTTCTTTTTGCCGATGAGCCTGATCGTGTTCGTGGGAGGATTCTATTTGGTACTGAAACAGGACCGCATAATCAAGTGGTACATTCTATCGGGCATGTCGGCACTTTTTGTTTCATACCTCGTTATCACCTTGTATTCGTTTAAGAATAGCAGGGCCAATGACGAAACACTGTATATTTTTTACCTGGGTGTATTGTTGGAAAGTCTGTTGTTCGCCCTCGCCATTGGATTGGAACAGAAAATGGTCTACAAGGATAAGGCCCATGTACAGAAAAAATACATTGAACAACTGGAGGAAAACCAAGTGATCAAGGAGAGTATCAACCGAACCCTATCGGATGAGCTCTTGCAGACCAAGGCCGA from Flagellimonas oceani encodes the following:
- a CDS encoding LytR/AlgR family response regulator transcription factor, which translates into the protein MRVIIVDDELAAINSLSWELRRHSDFISIVETFTSPVEAISGINYLKPDCVFLDIEMPEMSGFSLLEKLEYRNFAIVITTAYNQYAIRAIKESAVDYLLKPVDQDDILGVVEKLKKLNGAQNFKHQFEQTFEALSRASSPQIVQIPVSGKILFLRVNEIVYCESDGNYSKAFLESGEQLLVSKKLKELEDMLPNRMFFRVHNSYIVHLLKVKEYLRSEGYLVLSNQKKIPVSRTKKEAFLNRMS
- a CDS encoding histidine kinase, yielding MLKNLTDFFKDSNQNGFGFLVVSVLFYLFVFFLIQFFQHKKRFYLFYCLYALVTGITLMKYVEGVFFSDFFHSPSGRSFVAWVHYPTQLFASMLFSFFVLDIMQLKNGHPKFVKWTYRAYLGVAPIYLILWGVQLMNPRSYLIDYFHGFFFLPMSLIVFVGGFYLVLKQDRIIKWYILSGMSALFVSYLVITLYSFKNSRANDETLYIFYLGVLLESLLFALAIGLEQKMVYKDKAHVQKKYIEQLEENQVIKESINRTLSDELLQTKAEIEGLSSEAQRERTEKLTMKMENRFAQLKLDALRSQMNPHFIFNALNSIKSYLIENDQEKAIYYLGRFSKLIRGILESSRKDLVTLKEELDIIEMYTEIESDRFKNNIEYIAEIDGGISPDAILIPSLILQPFVENSIWHGLTTKKGKKQLVIKVQETDEGGCLTVIVEDNGIGREASRLKNRQNPLKGQSLGLTIVQDRLDFFSKKYHEDFSYAIYDGKDEETGKALGTRVIVNLPKLTE